A stretch of the Cygnus olor isolate bCygOlo1 chromosome 25, bCygOlo1.pri.v2, whole genome shotgun sequence genome encodes the following:
- the LOC121059854 gene encoding corticotropin-releasing factor receptor 1 isoform X1, which translates to MVPSLRPALLLLLFVLQAFLLWDSPVAASIQEQYCESLPPATNHTGPQCNASVDLIGTCWPRSAVGQLVARPCPEYFYGVRYNTTNNGYRECLANGSWAARVNYSQCQEILSEEKKSKLHYHVAVIINYLGHCVSLGALLVAFVLFMRLRSIRCLRNIIHWNLITAFILRNATWFVVQFTMNPEVHESNVVWCRLVTAAYNYFHVTNFFWMFGEGCYLHTAIVLTYSTDKLRKWMFICIGWCIPFPIIVAWAIGKLYYDNEKCWFGKRAGVYTDYIYQGPMILVLLINFIFLFNIVRILMTKLRASTTSETIQYRKAVKATLVLLPLLGITYMLFFVNPGEDEISRIVFIYFNSFLESFQGFFVSVFYCFLNSEVRSAVRKRWHRWQDKHSIRARVARAMSIPTSPTRVSFHSIKQSTAV; encoded by the exons ATGGTGCCCAGCCTGcgtcctgccctcctcctcctcctcttcgtCCTGCAG GCGTTTCTCCTGTGGGATAGCCCAGTGGCAGCCTCCATCCAAGAGCAGTACTGTGAGAGCCTGCCGCCCGCCACCAACCACACAG GGCCCCAGTGCAACGCCTCTGTAGACCTGATCGGCACGTGCTGGCCCCGGAGTGCGGTGGGACAGTTGGTGGCTCGTCCTTGCCCTGAATATTTCTACGGTGTGCGGTACAACACCACAA ACAATGGCTACAGGGAGTGCCTCGCTAACGGGAGCTGGGCCGCACGGGTTAACTACTCCCAGTGCCAGGAGATCCTCAGTGAGGAG AAGAAGAGCAAGCTTCACTACCATGTTGCCGTCATCATCAACTACCTGGGGCACTGTGTTTCCCTTGGGGCCCTCCTCGTGGCCTTCGTCCTCTTCATGCGCCTGCG GAGCATTCGGTGCCTGAGGAACATCATCCACTGGAACCTGATCACAGCCTTCATCCTACGCAATGCCACGTGGTTCGTGGTGCAGTTCACGATGAACCCAGAGGTGCACGAGAGCAACGTG GTCTGGTGCCGCCTGGTCACTGCCGCCTACAATTACTTCCACGTCACCAACTTCTTCTGGATGTTCGGCGAGGGCTGCTACCTGCACACAGCTATTGTGCTCACCTACTCCACCGACAAGCTCCGCAAGTGGATGTTCATCTGCATCGGCTGGT GTATTCCTTTTCCCATCATCGTCGCCTGGGCCATCGGGAAGCTGTACTACGACAACGAGAA GTGCTGGTTTGGGAAGCGAGCAGGAGTTTATACTGACTACATCTACCAAGGTCCCATGATCCTGGTGCTTCTG ATCAACTTCATCTTTCTGTTCAACATCGTCCGGATTCTCATGACAAAGCTCCGAGCCTCAACCACGTCAGAGACGATCCAGTACAG AAAAGCTGTCAAAGCCacgctggtgctgctgcccttgctGGGAATCACCTACATGCTGTTCTTCGTCAACCCGGGGGAGGATGAGATCTCCAGGATTGTCTTTATCTACTTCAACTCCTTCCTGGAGTCCTTCCAG GGCTTCTTCGTCTCCGTCTTCTACTGCTTTCTGAACAGCGAG GTGCGATCGGCAGTGCGGAAGCGGTGGCACCGATGGCAGGACAAGCACTCCATCCGTGCCCGCGTGGCTCGTGCCATGTCCATCCCCACCTCCCCAACCCGTGTCAGCTTCCACAGCATCAAGCAGTCCACGGCCGTCTGA
- the LOC121059854 gene encoding corticotropin-releasing factor receptor 1 isoform X2, whose translation MRLRSIRCLRNIIHWNLITAFILRNATWFVVQFTMNPEVHESNVVWCRLVTAAYNYFHVTNFFWMFGEGCYLHTAIVLTYSTDKLRKWMFICIGWCIPFPIIVAWAIGKLYYDNEKCWFGKRAGVYTDYIYQGPMILVLLINFIFLFNIVRILMTKLRASTTSETIQYRKAVKATLVLLPLLGITYMLFFVNPGEDEISRIVFIYFNSFLESFQGFFVSVFYCFLNSEVRSAVRKRWHRWQDKHSIRARVARAMSIPTSPTRVSFHSIKQSTAV comes from the exons ATGCGCCTGCG GAGCATTCGGTGCCTGAGGAACATCATCCACTGGAACCTGATCACAGCCTTCATCCTACGCAATGCCACGTGGTTCGTGGTGCAGTTCACGATGAACCCAGAGGTGCACGAGAGCAACGTG GTCTGGTGCCGCCTGGTCACTGCCGCCTACAATTACTTCCACGTCACCAACTTCTTCTGGATGTTCGGCGAGGGCTGCTACCTGCACACAGCTATTGTGCTCACCTACTCCACCGACAAGCTCCGCAAGTGGATGTTCATCTGCATCGGCTGGT GTATTCCTTTTCCCATCATCGTCGCCTGGGCCATCGGGAAGCTGTACTACGACAACGAGAA GTGCTGGTTTGGGAAGCGAGCAGGAGTTTATACTGACTACATCTACCAAGGTCCCATGATCCTGGTGCTTCTG ATCAACTTCATCTTTCTGTTCAACATCGTCCGGATTCTCATGACAAAGCTCCGAGCCTCAACCACGTCAGAGACGATCCAGTACAG AAAAGCTGTCAAAGCCacgctggtgctgctgcccttgctGGGAATCACCTACATGCTGTTCTTCGTCAACCCGGGGGAGGATGAGATCTCCAGGATTGTCTTTATCTACTTCAACTCCTTCCTGGAGTCCTTCCAG GGCTTCTTCGTCTCCGTCTTCTACTGCTTTCTGAACAGCGAG GTGCGATCGGCAGTGCGGAAGCGGTGGCACCGATGGCAGGACAAGCACTCCATCCGTGCCCGCGTGGCTCGTGCCATGTCCATCCCCACCTCCCCAACCCGTGTCAGCTTCCACAGCATCAAGCAGTCCACGGCCGTCTGA